A genomic region of Tigriopus californicus strain San Diego chromosome 1, Tcal_SD_v2.1, whole genome shotgun sequence contains the following coding sequences:
- the LOC131884350 gene encoding beta-1,4-galactosyltransferase galt-1-like, with amino-acid sequence MSTWFPYKVFIRSAKTTISLSVISFVGFYLIVYPYDQESSNIWEPLDGNATVPTLDLPSTSTLLKTTQEVKRPFIPIDPHQDFWQTTVLNKQKIHVYSAFLDQRLASQAIIRINVVAPFKTKSLRIPAPLCLLERRNGSLITTNLVITQLKEHFSLPYCSYFFDCKLNHEPILHDLVRVALTSEGQPLSMEGLAPLKIFTSPEYSVEIKEQMVMCVKPFHYNWDRALWLVEFMEMYKLLGVSHFVFYNHTVGSNVDKVLRKYTESHEATVLRWNLPLKSQKEIRTEAIFTALNDCNLRAVNRFQYAVVLDVDEFIFPRKKEVFTLQRMIQDEIIRSQINRFGSFVTKNAFFYLYWENDTTTLSKFSDDPTTSLDHPYLLTQAKTRRTSTLKKHGYRSKYICLPHKATLLGNHNVWTHISGFSQVNIPDSVALSHHYRICEFGGFDCMKAPSVIDQTAHKWAPDLFPALKNTCQLIFGSQGCPIAPPLGSPY; translated from the exons atgtccaCATGGTTCCCATATAAGGTCTTCATCAGATCAGCGAAGACCACGATAAGCCTTTCGGTGATATCCTTTGTCGGTTTTTATTTGATAGTCTATCCTTATGACCAG GAATCCTCAAATATCTGGGAGCCACTGGATGGCAATGCCACTGTTCCCACTTTGGACCTTCCTTCAACCTCGACCCTTCTAAAAACGACCCAAGAAGTGAAACGACCATTTATTCCCATCGACCCTCACCAAGACTTTTGGCAAACCACTGTCCtcaacaaacaaaagattCATGTCTATTCGGCATTTCTGGACCAAAGGCTGGCCTCCCAGGCCATAATTAGAATCAATGTGGTTGCGCCATTCAAGACCAAATCCCTGCGCATTCCAGCCCCTCTCTGTCTTCTGGAAAGACGGAATGGGTCCCTAATCACCACGAACTTAGTGATAACCCAACTCAAAGAGCACTTTAGTCTTCCCTACTGCTCCTACTTCTTCGATTGTAAATTGAACCATGAGCCCATACTGCACGACTTAGTTCGAGTGGCCTTGACCTCAGAAGGTCAGCCTTTGTCCATGGAGGGGCTGGCTCCCTTGAAAATCTTCACCTCTCCCGAGTATTCAGTGGAAATCAAGGAACAAATGGTCATGTGTGTGAAACCGTTCCACTATAACTGGGATCGTGCCCTCTGGTTGGTTGAGTTTATGGAAATGTACAAGCTCTTGGGAGTGTCTCATTTCGTATTCTACAACCACACAGTAGGTTCCAACGTGGACAAAGTGCTTCGAAAATACACGGAGAGTCACGAAGCCACGGTCTTGCGTTGGAACTTGCCTCTTAAGTCGCAAAAAGAAATTCGAACCGAGGCTATTTTTACCGCCTTGAATGATTGTAATCTACGGGCGGTCAATCGCTTTCAATATGCCGTCGTTTTGGACGTGGATGAGTTTATTTTTCCTCGAAAGAAGGAGGTGTTCACATTGCAACGCATGATCCAAGACGAAATTATCCGCTCACAAATCAATAGATTTGGATCCTTTGTGACAAAGAATGCATTCTTCTACCTGTATTGGGAGAATGATACCACCACATTATCCAAGTTTAGCGATGATCCCACGACCTCTTTAGATCATCCCTATCTATTGACCCAGGCAAAAACCCGTCGCACCAGCACCTTGAAGAAACATGGATATCGAAGTAAATACATTTGTCTACCGCACAAAGCCACCTTATTGGGGAATCACAATGTCTGGACCCACATTTCAG GCTTTTCCCAAGTCAACATACCCGACAGTGTGGCTCTTTCGCATCATTATCGGATTTGCGAATTTGGAGGATTCGATTGCATGAAAGCACCTTCCGTGATCGATCAAACGGCTCACAAATGGGCACCGGACCTTTTTCCCGCGCTGAAAAATACCTGTCAACTCATTTTTGGATCCCAAGGATGTCCCATAGCACCTCCGTTGGGATCCCCGTATTAA
- the LOC131883833 gene encoding mucin-5AC-like isoform X2, which translates to MGLVITTRKHTATMLHSPLPPLGALFLILSLTTSISLAKPYHNQGEDSLHSSERMINSYHRQQQPQHHSWQQQQHRGTHQADRVGLERQIQPLSCQSEKTGEKGVCMFAWNCVEAGGVHLRTCIDRFYFGSCCKLPNQDISMAETNEVMDNEAIGNQPQIELESSTPSSTSSSSSTLSSSSTSIPSILSSSTSDPTVLTSSPPEGMSSTSAQTEVATSTTTGSVSTTTVSPMMDLDVSTMEPLSSSTTASVDTASSVSSVMSSTGGATPTTMDDISTDDISTLTSETSTVADDSSFEEIQDDDEGGDFANTTTKVVPDEEVSTEVPDLLDELAVKTTGEEFSETTSQVSQTTDFPDPEQNAVVPLQDKISAPAEPASVVGTPIVPQEEPESPSAPVTTMSTGVASSTTSALEESAEDGDETLINKDTTSAITLEFDTGELEAGFTTLGTSEEAAASSEDSIPNSLLDDLDQSSNIETTEATTNTLSWISEDDTTIPTVNQTATSTEIEISTMLTKNTTDTILATTVTTSDANVDASVTVGIETTSSISIANTTMAASDTTTTITSTITTTITTTTVTTTITTTTATTSSTTTTATPTATATATTTTITTTTNIPTPTTTTTTTTTTTTTTTTTTTATTTATATTTTTTTTTTTTTTTTTTTTTTTTTTTTTTTTTTTTTTTTTTTTTTTTTTTTTTTTTTTTTTTTTTTTTTTTTTSSSLFGSLWSTESPKDNEVNDEEENIPLSNMTYQQACGRRPWFKVPNRESLYSDGVRNGPSEARIGQAKMGDDELKLFFNREERSVMRSGRIVNGLAADYGEWPWQVSLRQWRTATYLHKCGCALLSENWAITAAHCVENVSPDDLSLRMGEYDLNGVSEPHKFVDRTVQIVASHPKFDPKTFEYDLALLRFYEPVTFSPNIIPICIPEDDKSLVGETAWVTGWGRLYEDGPLPSVMQEVGLPVIKNSDCELMYKDAGYVEHIPNIFICAGYEEGGKDSCEGDSGGPMVVQKEDGRFMLSGVISWGIGCAEKNQPGVYTRISHFKDWINQILQF; encoded by the exons ATGGGTCTAGTCATTACTACGCGAAAACACACTGCCACGATGCTTCATTCACCGCTACCTCCATTGGGAGCGCTGTTCCTTATCCTGAGCTTGACCACATCAATCTCCCTGGCCAAACCCTATCACAATCAAGGCGAGGACAGTCTTCATTCTTCGGAACGAATGATCAATTCATACCAccgacaacaacaaccacaacatcATTCCtggcagcaacaacagcatcgAGGAACACACCAAGCCGATCGCGTGG GTTTGGAGCGGCAAATCCAGCCATTGAGTTGCCAATCCGAGAAAACTGGCGAGAAAGGCGTGTGCATGTTTGCTTGGAATTGTGTTGAGGCGGGAGGCGTTCATTTACGCACATGCATCGATAGGTTTTACTTCGGAAGTTGCTGCAAACTGCCAAATCAAGATATTTCCATGGCGGAGACCAATGAGGTGATGGATAATGAAGCTATCGGAAACCAACCTCAGATTGAACTCGAGTCTTCAACCCCATCATCTacatcatcttcttcatcaacattatcatcatcatcaacgtcGATACCGTCGATATTATCATCTAGCACTTCAGATCCAACCGTTTTAACATCGTCCCCTCCAGAAGGTATGAGCTCAACGTCAGCTCAAACTGAGGTCGCAACTTCGACGACAACTGGTTCAGTTTCGACCACTACAGTCTCCCCTATGATGGACTTGGATGTATCTACGATGGAGCCTTTATCCTCATCAACAACAGCTTCGGTAGACACAGCATCATCTGTCTCCAGCGTAATGTCCTCAACTGGGGGTGCAACACCCACAACAATGGATGACATATCAACCGACGATATTTCAACATTGACCTCGGAAACGTCTACCGTCGCCGACGATTCGTCCTTTGAGGAGATTCAAGATGATGACGAGGGTGGGGATTTTGCAAATACTACCACGAAAGTGGTGCCTGATGAGGAAGTTTCGACCGAAGTGCCTGATCTCTTGGATGAGTTGGCAGTCAAAACTACCGGAGAAGAGTTTAGTGAAACAACTTCTCAAGTTAGTCAGACCACTGATTTCCCTGACCCAGAGCAAAATGCCGTTGTTCCCCTTCAAGACAAGATCAGCGCCCCTGCGGAACCTGCATCCGTAGTTGGAACGCCAATTGTTCCTCAAGAGGAGCCTGAATCTCCTTCAGCTCCAGTAACCACTATGTCTACTGGGGTTGCATCATCTACGACATCTGCCTTAGAAGAAAGCGCCGAGGATGGAGATGAGACTCTGATAAACAAAGATACCACAAGCGCAATTACACTGGAGTTCGATACTGGCGAGCTAGAGGCTGGTTTTACAACTTTAGGAACATCGGAAGAAGCTGCAGCAAGTTCAGAAGATTCGATCCCAAATTCTTTACTAGATGATTTAGACCAATCATCAAACATCGAAACAACTGAAGCCACCACCAACACTTTAAGTTGGATTTCCGAGGATGATACCACTATCCCTACCGTTAACCAGACCGCCACAAGCACAGAAATCGAAATTTCAACCATGCTCACCAAGAATACAACTGACACCATTTTAGCTACCACTGTCACTACCTCTGACGCTAATGTTGATGCTAGTGTTACAGTAGGTATAGAAACTACAAGCTCAATTTCTATTGCTAATACGACGATGGCAGCAAGCGATACCACCACAACTATTACTTCTACAATAACAACCACAATTACTACAACAACGGTAACAACCACTATTACTACAACAACGGCAACAACCTCTTCGACCACTACAACAGCTACCCCTACTGCTACTGCTACTGCTACTACAACGACAATCACTACTACCACCAATATCCCCACccccacaacaacaactactactaccaccaccaccaccaccaccaccactactactactaccgCAACTACTACTGCCACagctaccaccactaccaccactaccaccactactacaacaacaacaactacaacaacaactactactactactaccactactactactaccactactactactactactactactactactactactactacNactactactactactactactactactactactactactactactactactactactactactactactactactactactactactactactagctCCTCTCTTTTTGGATCGTTGTGGAGCACGGAGAGTCCCAAGGATAATGAGGTGAACGACGAGGAGGAAAATATTCCACTCTCAAACATGACTTATCAGCAAG CTTGCGGAAGACGACCCTGGTTTAAAGTACCGAATAGGGAATCCCTCTACTCAGATGGTGTCCGCAACGGTCCTTCCGAGGCTCGAATTGGTCAGGCCAAGATGGGCGACGACGagctcaagcttttctttAACCGTGAGGAACGCTCAGTCATGCGATCAGGTCGGATTGTCAACGGCCTTGCCGCAGATTATGGGGAGTGGCCTTGGCAGGTATCTTTGAGGCAGTGGCGAACAG CCACGTACCTTCACAAGTGCGGATGTGCGTTGCTGAGTGAAAATTGGGCCATCACCGCTGCGCATTGCGTGGAGAA CGTTTCCCCTGACGACTTGTCCCTTCGAATGGGAGAGTATGATTTGAATGGTGTGTCCGAACCCCACAAATTTGTTGATCGGACCGTCCAGATCGTGGCCAGCCATCCCAAATTCGACCCGAAAACGTTTGAGTACGATTTGGCGTTATTACGCTTTTACGAACCCGTCACGTTCAGTCCAAACATCATTCCCATTTGCATCCCCGAGGACGACAAAAGCCTCGTGGGAGAGACTGCTTGGGTCACCGGATGGGGACGTCTTTATGAAG ATGGACCTTTGCCTTCCGTGATGCAAGAAGTAGGCCTTCCCGTTATCAAGAACTCGGACTGTGAACTCATGTATAAGGATGCAGGCTACGTCGAGCATATACCAAATATCTTTATCTGCGCCGGTTATGAGGAAGGTGGAAAGGACTCATGCGAG GGTGACAGTGGAGGTCCGATGGTTGTGCAGAAAGAAGATGGTCGGTTCATGCTCTCGGGCGTGATCAGTTGGGGCATTGGTTGTGCCGAGAAGAACCAACCCGGGGTCTACACAAGGATATCTCATTTCAAAGATTGGATCAATCAGATTCTACAATTTTAG
- the LOC131883833 gene encoding mucin-5AC-like isoform X1, translating to MGRAIHDKQAVLEVSPTSSSHSPLVGSTFLDRPTNRPTKQQPFQINLAAAHTSFGVDVRTILPKVAIQSYTEMGLVITTRKHTATMLHSPLPPLGALFLILSLTTSISLAKPYHNQGEDSLHSSERMINSYHRQQQPQHHSWQQQQHRGTHQADRVGLERQIQPLSCQSEKTGEKGVCMFAWNCVEAGGVHLRTCIDRFYFGSCCKLPNQDISMAETNEVMDNEAIGNQPQIELESSTPSSTSSSSSTLSSSSTSIPSILSSSTSDPTVLTSSPPEGMSSTSAQTEVATSTTTGSVSTTTVSPMMDLDVSTMEPLSSSTTASVDTASSVSSVMSSTGGATPTTMDDISTDDISTLTSETSTVADDSSFEEIQDDDEGGDFANTTTKVVPDEEVSTEVPDLLDELAVKTTGEEFSETTSQVSQTTDFPDPEQNAVVPLQDKISAPAEPASVVGTPIVPQEEPESPSAPVTTMSTGVASSTTSALEESAEDGDETLINKDTTSAITLEFDTGELEAGFTTLGTSEEAAASSEDSIPNSLLDDLDQSSNIETTEATTNTLSWISEDDTTIPTVNQTATSTEIEISTMLTKNTTDTILATTVTTSDANVDASVTVGIETTSSISIANTTMAASDTTTTITSTITTTITTTTVTTTITTTTATTSSTTTTATPTATATATTTTITTTTNIPTPTTTTTTTTTTTTTTTTTTTATTTATATTTTTTTTTTTTTTTTTTTTTTTTTTTTTTTTTTTTTTTTTTTTTTTTTTTTTTTTTTTTTTTTTTTTTTTTTTSSSLFGSLWSTESPKDNEVNDEEENIPLSNMTYQQACGRRPWFKVPNRESLYSDGVRNGPSEARIGQAKMGDDELKLFFNREERSVMRSGRIVNGLAADYGEWPWQVSLRQWRTATYLHKCGCALLSENWAITAAHCVENVSPDDLSLRMGEYDLNGVSEPHKFVDRTVQIVASHPKFDPKTFEYDLALLRFYEPVTFSPNIIPICIPEDDKSLVGETAWVTGWGRLYEDGPLPSVMQEVGLPVIKNSDCELMYKDAGYVEHIPNIFICAGYEEGGKDSCEGDSGGPMVVQKEDGRFMLSGVISWGIGCAEKNQPGVYTRISHFKDWINQILQF from the exons ATGGGAAGAGCAATCCACGACAAACAGGCTGTACTCGAAGTGAGCCCAACATCCAGCTCACACTCTCCTCTGGTTGGTAGTACCTTCCTCGACCGACCGACTAACCGACCGACCAAGCAAcaaccatttcaaatcaatctgGCCGCAGCCCATACCTCGTTTG GCGTTGATGTTAGGACAATTCTTCCAAAGGTTGCCATCCAATCTTACACCGAAATGGGTCTAGTCATTACTACGCGAAAACACACTGCCACGATGCTTCATTCACCGCTACCTCCATTGGGAGCGCTGTTCCTTATCCTGAGCTTGACCACATCAATCTCCCTGGCCAAACCCTATCACAATCAAGGCGAGGACAGTCTTCATTCTTCGGAACGAATGATCAATTCATACCAccgacaacaacaaccacaacatcATTCCtggcagcaacaacagcatcgAGGAACACACCAAGCCGATCGCGTGG GTTTGGAGCGGCAAATCCAGCCATTGAGTTGCCAATCCGAGAAAACTGGCGAGAAAGGCGTGTGCATGTTTGCTTGGAATTGTGTTGAGGCGGGAGGCGTTCATTTACGCACATGCATCGATAGGTTTTACTTCGGAAGTTGCTGCAAACTGCCAAATCAAGATATTTCCATGGCGGAGACCAATGAGGTGATGGATAATGAAGCTATCGGAAACCAACCTCAGATTGAACTCGAGTCTTCAACCCCATCATCTacatcatcttcttcatcaacattatcatcatcatcaacgtcGATACCGTCGATATTATCATCTAGCACTTCAGATCCAACCGTTTTAACATCGTCCCCTCCAGAAGGTATGAGCTCAACGTCAGCTCAAACTGAGGTCGCAACTTCGACGACAACTGGTTCAGTTTCGACCACTACAGTCTCCCCTATGATGGACTTGGATGTATCTACGATGGAGCCTTTATCCTCATCAACAACAGCTTCGGTAGACACAGCATCATCTGTCTCCAGCGTAATGTCCTCAACTGGGGGTGCAACACCCACAACAATGGATGACATATCAACCGACGATATTTCAACATTGACCTCGGAAACGTCTACCGTCGCCGACGATTCGTCCTTTGAGGAGATTCAAGATGATGACGAGGGTGGGGATTTTGCAAATACTACCACGAAAGTGGTGCCTGATGAGGAAGTTTCGACCGAAGTGCCTGATCTCTTGGATGAGTTGGCAGTCAAAACTACCGGAGAAGAGTTTAGTGAAACAACTTCTCAAGTTAGTCAGACCACTGATTTCCCTGACCCAGAGCAAAATGCCGTTGTTCCCCTTCAAGACAAGATCAGCGCCCCTGCGGAACCTGCATCCGTAGTTGGAACGCCAATTGTTCCTCAAGAGGAGCCTGAATCTCCTTCAGCTCCAGTAACCACTATGTCTACTGGGGTTGCATCATCTACGACATCTGCCTTAGAAGAAAGCGCCGAGGATGGAGATGAGACTCTGATAAACAAAGATACCACAAGCGCAATTACACTGGAGTTCGATACTGGCGAGCTAGAGGCTGGTTTTACAACTTTAGGAACATCGGAAGAAGCTGCAGCAAGTTCAGAAGATTCGATCCCAAATTCTTTACTAGATGATTTAGACCAATCATCAAACATCGAAACAACTGAAGCCACCACCAACACTTTAAGTTGGATTTCCGAGGATGATACCACTATCCCTACCGTTAACCAGACCGCCACAAGCACAGAAATCGAAATTTCAACCATGCTCACCAAGAATACAACTGACACCATTTTAGCTACCACTGTCACTACCTCTGACGCTAATGTTGATGCTAGTGTTACAGTAGGTATAGAAACTACAAGCTCAATTTCTATTGCTAATACGACGATGGCAGCAAGCGATACCACCACAACTATTACTTCTACAATAACAACCACAATTACTACAACAACGGTAACAACCACTATTACTACAACAACGGCAACAACCTCTTCGACCACTACAACAGCTACCCCTACTGCTACTGCTACTGCTACTACAACGACAATCACTACTACCACCAATATCCCCACccccacaacaacaactactactaccaccaccaccaccaccaccaccactactactactaccgCAACTACTACTGCCACagctaccaccactaccaccactaccaccactactacaacaacaacaactacaacaacaactactactactactaccactactactactaccactactactactactactactactactactactactactacNactactactactactactactactactactactactactactactactactactactactactactactactactactactactactactactagctCCTCTCTTTTTGGATCGTTGTGGAGCACGGAGAGTCCCAAGGATAATGAGGTGAACGACGAGGAGGAAAATATTCCACTCTCAAACATGACTTATCAGCAAG CTTGCGGAAGACGACCCTGGTTTAAAGTACCGAATAGGGAATCCCTCTACTCAGATGGTGTCCGCAACGGTCCTTCCGAGGCTCGAATTGGTCAGGCCAAGATGGGCGACGACGagctcaagcttttctttAACCGTGAGGAACGCTCAGTCATGCGATCAGGTCGGATTGTCAACGGCCTTGCCGCAGATTATGGGGAGTGGCCTTGGCAGGTATCTTTGAGGCAGTGGCGAACAG CCACGTACCTTCACAAGTGCGGATGTGCGTTGCTGAGTGAAAATTGGGCCATCACCGCTGCGCATTGCGTGGAGAA CGTTTCCCCTGACGACTTGTCCCTTCGAATGGGAGAGTATGATTTGAATGGTGTGTCCGAACCCCACAAATTTGTTGATCGGACCGTCCAGATCGTGGCCAGCCATCCCAAATTCGACCCGAAAACGTTTGAGTACGATTTGGCGTTATTACGCTTTTACGAACCCGTCACGTTCAGTCCAAACATCATTCCCATTTGCATCCCCGAGGACGACAAAAGCCTCGTGGGAGAGACTGCTTGGGTCACCGGATGGGGACGTCTTTATGAAG ATGGACCTTTGCCTTCCGTGATGCAAGAAGTAGGCCTTCCCGTTATCAAGAACTCGGACTGTGAACTCATGTATAAGGATGCAGGCTACGTCGAGCATATACCAAATATCTTTATCTGCGCCGGTTATGAGGAAGGTGGAAAGGACTCATGCGAG GGTGACAGTGGAGGTCCGATGGTTGTGCAGAAAGAAGATGGTCGGTTCATGCTCTCGGGCGTGATCAGTTGGGGCATTGGTTGTGCCGAGAAGAACCAACCCGGGGTCTACACAAGGATATCTCATTTCAAAGATTGGATCAATCAGATTCTACAATTTTAG